Proteins from one Clostridium cellulovorans 743B genomic window:
- a CDS encoding UDP-N-acetylmuramoyl-tripeptide--D-alanyl-D-alanine ligase — protein MRVYTCDEISNLVDGIVLYWDNNKSIERFSSYPNCPLFRSLHFIKNHINNKDNLISRLETYKVSGIIIDNCDLIDLKNLSSKGIGVILVKNLNKAYEDIVQLYRKQFDIPFVQVIGSSGKTTTKEMLGSILRTKLNTLVSFENLNSPSGVAYNLLKLTAKHQAAVLETGMRSKGVISRSTSIIQPDYVIVTCIHRAHLVTVGSLENIIKAKSEFIGFLSPESLVIINGDDENCKKLPLDQYQGKVLTFGMSKSCDIWAKEIQYDDFKMHFKACTRNLEIDCTINTIGIYNVLNALAAIILSLNLGFSKQEIQEGLLQFKPMYNRLQVVKRNKNFCIINDTFNANPDSTIALVEEIQNFAQGKPIILVLGDFENPNYQDTEYPESVHYEVGKKAASAMLYRLIAIGKWADSLIKGAVDNGYPIKNTGCFTKPEYAIDFLKQSIVKNNIIIFKSSVHTNLTVLINSISGEDYD, from the coding sequence ATGAGAGTATATACTTGCGATGAAATATCTAATTTAGTTGATGGTATAGTTTTATATTGGGATAATAATAAATCAATCGAAAGATTTTCCAGTTATCCAAACTGCCCATTATTTCGTTCTCTTCATTTTATTAAAAATCACATAAATAATAAGGATAATTTAATATCTAGATTAGAAACATATAAGGTTTCGGGAATTATTATTGACAATTGCGATCTGATAGACCTTAAAAATCTTTCTTCTAAAGGTATTGGTGTCATTCTTGTTAAAAATTTAAACAAAGCGTATGAAGATATTGTACAGTTATATCGTAAGCAATTTGATATTCCCTTCGTACAAGTCATAGGGAGCTCAGGTAAAACAACTACAAAGGAAATGCTTGGCTCTATACTAAGGACTAAACTTAATACTTTAGTTTCTTTCGAAAACTTAAATTCACCTTCCGGTGTTGCATATAATCTTCTAAAATTAACCGCAAAGCACCAAGCTGCTGTATTAGAAACAGGCATGAGGTCAAAAGGTGTTATATCTAGATCTACTAGCATCATACAGCCTGATTATGTGATTGTAACATGTATTCATCGTGCACATCTTGTTACAGTGGGTTCTTTAGAAAATATAATTAAAGCTAAGAGTGAATTTATAGGTTTTTTATCTCCAGAAAGTTTAGTGATTATAAATGGGGATGATGAGAACTGCAAGAAGCTTCCCCTAGATCAATATCAAGGAAAGGTTCTAACCTTTGGTATGTCTAAATCCTGTGATATCTGGGCAAAAGAAATTCAGTATGATGATTTTAAAATGCATTTCAAAGCATGTACAAGGAACTTAGAAATTGATTGTACTATAAATACTATTGGCATTTATAATGTATTAAATGCACTTGCTGCAATTATACTTAGCCTTAATTTAGGCTTTTCTAAACAAGAAATTCAGGAAGGCCTATTACAATTTAAGCCTATGTACAATAGACTCCAAGTAGTTAAGAGAAATAAGAACTTTTGCATAATCAATGATACCTTTAATGCTAATCCAGATTCTACAATAGCACTTGTAGAGGAAATCCAAAACTTTGCTCAAGGTAAACCAATAATTTTAGTCCTCGGTGATTTTGAAAATCCTAATTACCAGGATACAGAATATCCTGAGTCTGTTCATTATGAAGTAGGAAAAAAAGCTGCAAGCGCAATGTTATATAGACTAATTGCCATTGGGAAATGGGCTGATTCTCTTATTAAAGGTGCTGTTGACAATGGTTATCCTATTAAAAATACAGGATGCTTTACTAAACCAGAATACGCAATTGATTTCCTTAAACAATCTATAGTAAAAAATAATATTATTATATTTAAATCTTCAGTTCATACAAACTTAACGGTATTAATAAATAGTATTAGTGGTGAGGATTATGATTGA
- a CDS encoding LNS2 domain-containing protein, with protein MIEKIDISKSNCKKVIVDIDGVLAIEEANRSYIRLLPVKEASEAIKTLKKLGYVIILHTSRFEFEKKVTIDWLKANGFIYDDIKFGKPRGDIYIDDRGYRFNSWENFFNDVKLY; from the coding sequence ATGATTGAAAAAATTGATATAAGTAAAAGTAATTGTAAAAAAGTAATAGTGGATATAGATGGAGTATTAGCTATAGAAGAAGCTAATAGATCTTACATTAGACTTCTTCCAGTAAAAGAAGCTTCTGAAGCTATAAAGACATTAAAAAAATTAGGCTATGTAATTATTCTTCATACTTCTCGTTTCGAGTTTGAAAAAAAAGTTACAATTGATTGGTTAAAAGCAAATGGCTTTATATATGATGATATCAAATTTGGAAAACCAAGGGGAGATATTTATATAGACGATAGAGGTTATCGCTTTAATTCTTGGGAAAATTTTTTCAATGATGTAAAGTTATATTAG
- a CDS encoding UDP-N-acetylmuramoyl-tripeptide--D-alanyl-D-alanine ligase, protein MKPLKITEIAKVVGGKLINCNKDIILKSVSTRVFGVKPEYLYIYLTYSKSDYNPNPDVEQAIKNGAAAIMVPCKIDCKVPQIIVENTDTALRTLCKHYRKKFDIPVIAVTGTSGKTSTKDLIALVLSERFNTHKTLSNVNDLIGVPMTTLQINDTHQISVIEIGLRSYGHIKKGVDIVRPSIGVITSIGTAHISSFGSKENIMKAKMEVATYFDKNDILIINGDDPLLSTIKEKPYKIIRISLNGKGEYNAKDVRDLGEKGVEFKCDYKGEEHLFKLKVPGIHNVYNAMFAIAIGDLFDIEVDDVKRGIVKFQPDNLRVNIVKMKNNAKIILDCYTSELDSMKAGINVLKSFGGNKKIAVLGSMYGCGNLTEEIHREIGRYVIGKCDILVTVGGNARYINEEAKDKLEGKHCETKEEACSYLKNIIQKDDVILINGGRILKLEQIANYLLQNQ, encoded by the coding sequence ATGAAACCTTTAAAAATAACTGAAATTGCTAAGGTTGTGGGAGGTAAATTAATAAATTGTAATAAAGATATAATTCTTAAATCAGTATCTACAAGAGTTTTTGGAGTGAAGCCAGAGTATTTGTATATATATTTGACTTATAGTAAAAGTGACTATAATCCTAATCCAGATGTTGAGCAGGCTATTAAAAACGGAGCAGCAGCTATAATGGTTCCTTGTAAAATAGATTGTAAGGTACCTCAAATAATCGTTGAAAATACAGATACCGCTCTAAGGACCCTTTGTAAGCATTATAGGAAAAAATTCGATATACCTGTTATTGCAGTGACAGGAACATCTGGAAAAACTAGTACAAAAGACTTAATAGCGCTAGTTCTCAGTGAAAGATTTAATACACACAAAACATTAAGTAATGTTAATGATCTCATAGGTGTGCCTATGACAACTTTGCAAATAAATGATACACACCAAATATCCGTCATAGAGATAGGATTAAGATCCTATGGGCATATTAAAAAAGGTGTTGATATAGTGCGGCCTTCAATTGGAGTAATTACAAGCATTGGAACTGCTCATATTAGTAGCTTTGGAAGTAAAGAAAATATTATGAAGGCTAAGATGGAAGTTGCAACTTATTTTGATAAAAATGATATTTTGATTATAAATGGCGATGATCCGTTATTGTCCACTATTAAAGAAAAGCCATATAAGATAATAAGAATTTCTCTTAATGGAAAAGGGGAGTATAATGCAAAGGATGTAAGAGATTTAGGGGAAAAGGGCGTTGAATTTAAATGTGATTATAAAGGTGAAGAACATTTATTTAAGTTAAAAGTCCCAGGGATACACAATGTATATAATGCCATGTTTGCTATAGCAATTGGAGATTTGTTTGATATAGAAGTAGATGATGTAAAAAGAGGGATTGTTAAGTTTCAACCTGATAATTTAAGGGTGAATATTGTTAAAATGAAAAACAATGCCAAGATAATTCTTGATTGTTATACTTCTGAACTAGATTCAATGAAGGCAGGTATAAATGTTTTAAAATCATTTGGAGGAAATAAGAAAATTGCAGTGCTTGGAAGCATGTATGGTTGTGGAAATTTAACTGAAGAGATTCATAGAGAAATTGGAAGGTATGTTATAGGTAAATGTGATATTCTTGTAACAGTAGGTGGAAATGCTAGATATATAAATGAAGAAGCCAAAGATAAATTGGAAGGTAAACACTGTGAGACTAAGGAAGAAGCTTGTTCATATTTAAAAAATATTATACAAAAGGACGATGTTATATTGATAAATGGTGGAAGGATTTTAAAGTTAGAACAAATTGCAAATTACCTTCTACAAAACCAGTGA
- a CDS encoding YheC/YheD family protein, which translates to MYIKYFSNSLKNEVFFSKQMLSKFQVIPRKVILNIGIWRREVEVKFKDDLEFNTIGISKYMIKDFTLLDSVEYEIRMEGRNLHIGPVIAYLVETKKENISSKDFQRMQNYYINYKDIKGILYFCAADQINIENRTIGGYYYDNSGENDQGQWKEAIFPYPGVMIKKRYMPPKVNEDIIDKLGDKIFNSFFFTKWDMWELLSPYENVRESLPYTEKLSNIQALDRMIEKFDTIYLKQVRGYQSKGILKVEKSQGGYSFIDILEGPTTISNPQEVDKFINELNEEKAYIMQQGIKLKKYHDRMFDLRVILQKDKSMEWSLTGIIARFGKKGSIATKISGGGFALTGYEALKRVFKMNEKEAFLKQEEIAHICIEACKKLEGVGNYGDVGIDVMVDENRKVWILEINKTHDHRFPLYSIEDTEMYHKVVSKPLEYAKALAGF; encoded by the coding sequence ATGTATATAAAGTATTTCTCAAATAGCTTAAAAAATGAAGTGTTTTTTTCAAAGCAGATGTTAAGTAAATTTCAGGTTATCCCGAGGAAGGTTATTTTAAATATTGGAATATGGAGACGAGAGGTCGAAGTAAAATTTAAAGATGACCTGGAATTTAATACCATTGGAATTTCTAAATATATGATAAAAGATTTCACTCTATTAGATTCAGTAGAATATGAAATACGTATGGAAGGACGTAATTTGCATATAGGTCCTGTTATAGCCTATTTAGTAGAAACTAAAAAAGAAAATATTTCTTCTAAGGATTTTCAGCGTATGCAAAATTATTATATTAATTATAAGGATATAAAAGGAATTTTATATTTTTGTGCAGCGGATCAAATTAATATTGAAAATAGAACTATTGGTGGATATTACTATGATAATAGCGGTGAAAATGATCAAGGCCAATGGAAAGAAGCGATATTTCCATATCCAGGGGTCATGATAAAAAAAAGATATATGCCTCCAAAAGTTAATGAAGATATAATAGATAAATTAGGAGATAAAATTTTCAACTCTTTCTTTTTTACTAAGTGGGATATGTGGGAGTTACTTTCACCATATGAAAATGTGAGAGAAAGCTTACCATATACAGAAAAGCTTAGTAACATACAAGCACTAGATAGAATGATAGAAAAATTTGATACTATTTATTTAAAACAGGTAAGAGGATATCAATCTAAAGGAATCTTAAAAGTAGAAAAATCTCAAGGAGGTTATAGCTTTATAGATATATTAGAAGGACCAACGACTATAAGTAATCCACAGGAAGTAGATAAATTTATTAATGAATTAAATGAAGAAAAAGCTTACATTATGCAACAAGGAATAAAGTTAAAAAAGTATCATGATAGAATGTTTGATTTAAGAGTTATCCTTCAAAAGGATAAAAGTATGGAGTGGAGTTTAACAGGGATTATTGCACGCTTTGGTAAAAAAGGAAGTATTGCTACGAAAATTTCCGGAGGCGGATTTGCATTGACAGGGTACGAGGCGCTTAAAAGAGTATTTAAGATGAATGAAAAAGAAGCATTTTTAAAACAAGAAGAGATTGCTCACATATGTATTGAAGCGTGTAAGAAGCTTGAAGGTGTTGGAAATTATGGTGATGTGGGGATTGATGTGATGGTAGATGAAAATAGAAAGGTATGGATCCTTGAAATAAATAAAACTCATGATCATAGATTTCCACTGTATTCAATAGAAGATACTGAAATGTATCATAAGGTTGTAAGTAAGCCATTGGAATATGCCAAAGCTCTTGCCGGATTTTAG
- a CDS encoding YheC/YheD family protein, which yields MELESEGNISISPILAQRIGIENRKIIYVKFGIKSYEVKLNVSNNVGKDEILLSKDIIEYLKLPLFIFYEVVFNKGEIIMGPFIGMLTEKSEERLKEIINNLKSYVYGYEEIGGAILIFSTEGIDQSSQTIRGFIFNPETESFEEGTYYYPASIFKRVGMVKELRNHFRTFLGDTLFNNYIFNKWEAHKWLWCFDNVKNHLPYTILYEVPKDIRDFLAEYDTAYIKPIYGSQGVGIVKVRKRGKWFFANYNCQGQEKEECFKTIEELNTFLKRNISKSRFIIQKALDLIATDEKTIDFRALIVKDHYGEWRDIGIIARHGVKGSITSNISTGGSAELAQITLKNILKLTDEEVSKFRKRMSTIAINAARGLEESGISCGNLGVDLGVDLNGDVWIVEINNRDPNHTIALDAKDRQMFFKVRLQNMLYAKKLAGF from the coding sequence ATGGAACTCGAAAGTGAGGGAAATATATCAATTAGTCCAATTCTTGCGCAGAGAATAGGAATTGAGAACAGAAAAATTATATATGTGAAGTTTGGAATAAAATCTTATGAAGTTAAATTAAATGTATCTAATAATGTAGGAAAAGATGAAATATTACTATCGAAGGATATAATTGAATATTTAAAATTACCTTTATTTATATTCTATGAAGTGGTTTTTAATAAAGGTGAAATTATCATGGGACCATTTATAGGAATGCTCACAGAAAAAAGTGAAGAAAGGTTAAAAGAAATTATTAATAATCTTAAAAGCTATGTTTATGGATATGAAGAAATTGGCGGCGCAATTTTAATTTTTTCAACAGAAGGAATTGATCAAAGTTCCCAAACTATACGAGGTTTTATTTTTAATCCGGAGACAGAAAGCTTTGAAGAAGGAACTTATTATTATCCGGCTTCTATTTTTAAAAGAGTAGGAATGGTAAAGGAATTAAGAAATCATTTTCGCACATTTTTAGGAGATACTTTATTTAATAACTATATATTCAATAAGTGGGAAGCTCATAAGTGGCTTTGGTGCTTTGACAATGTAAAGAATCATCTTCCATATACAATATTATACGAAGTTCCAAAGGATATAAGAGATTTTTTAGCCGAATATGATACGGCTTATATAAAACCTATATATGGAAGCCAAGGTGTAGGTATAGTTAAAGTAAGGAAAAGGGGTAAGTGGTTTTTTGCTAATTATAACTGCCAAGGACAAGAAAAAGAAGAATGTTTTAAAACCATTGAAGAACTTAATACTTTTTTGAAAAGAAATATCAGTAAAAGTAGATTCATTATTCAAAAGGCATTGGATTTAATAGCTACTGACGAGAAAACTATTGATTTTAGGGCATTAATTGTAAAAGATCATTATGGAGAGTGGCGTGATATTGGAATAATCGCAAGACATGGTGTTAAGGGAAGTATAACCAGCAATATATCTACTGGTGGAAGTGCAGAACTTGCACAAATTACTTTAAAGAATATCTTAAAACTGACAGATGAAGAAGTAAGCAAGTTTAGGAAACGAATGAGTACTATAGCTATAAATGCTGCAAGAGGATTAGAGGAAAGTGGAATAAGTTGTGGCAATTTAGGGGTAGATTTAGGAGTAGATTTAAATGGAGATGTGTGGATTGTCGAGATAAATAATAGAGATCCGAACCATACGATTGCATTAGATGCTAAAGATAGGCAAATGTTTTTTAAAGTAAGGTTACAAAATATGTTATATGCTAAAAAACTTGCTGGCTTTTAG
- a CDS encoding YheC/YheD family protein, with translation MIWIKVIKQDISDDTIYLPKKVAEKLPKEVTLQFGLKEIKVNLCEIEKSSIDKKNSFEDSIEVLCGKDIIQKLYIKESLIYQMIYKDETLYIGPVIGLLLGEQSYYYHNRNMQGFTRGMDIYNEIGGLFIAFKDISIDWNSMVINGLYYDNEVMEWRYGTLPFPSVVFRRAFYTSQKVVDELKRLTGNRVFNSTRFDKWEMHKILERHKNFQEYLPETKELIDIKFFHNFMNKYSDVILKPAGLSRGRGICFVHRINDNFGIYDYRISDNPRFYIVDKTSADEFIENNFIQKNYIIQEQVKLATINGAPFDIRIVIGKNEDKRWRCRGIECRKAGAKNKITNISRGGQALSINNAMRLAFGPCIDTNKIRNELISVALKFCEIMDNSGEHFAEFGLDFAIDPNKHYWFIEANVRPVFRGFKHMDYENYLHIRHMPLLYAASLAGFGKGARDSEPKAML, from the coding sequence ATGATATGGATAAAAGTTATAAAACAAGATATTTCTGATGATACTATATATCTTCCAAAAAAAGTAGCAGAGAAACTTCCAAAAGAAGTAACACTTCAATTTGGATTAAAAGAAATTAAGGTTAACCTCTGCGAAATAGAAAAGTCTTCTATAGATAAAAAAAACTCTTTTGAAGATTCTATTGAAGTTCTATGTGGGAAAGACATAATACAAAAATTATATATAAAAGAAAGCCTGATTTACCAAATGATATATAAGGATGAAACTTTGTATATTGGACCGGTGATAGGTCTTTTGCTTGGTGAACAAAGTTATTATTATCATAATAGAAATATGCAAGGCTTTACTAGAGGAATGGATATTTATAATGAAATTGGAGGACTGTTTATTGCATTCAAAGATATATCTATTGATTGGAATAGTATGGTTATAAATGGTCTTTACTATGATAATGAGGTTATGGAGTGGAGATATGGAACGCTACCGTTTCCTTCAGTGGTTTTTAGGAGGGCTTTTTATACAAGTCAGAAGGTTGTAGATGAATTAAAGCGTCTTACAGGAAATAGAGTATTTAATTCTACAAGGTTTGATAAATGGGAGATGCATAAGATATTAGAAAGACATAAGAATTTTCAGGAATATCTTCCCGAAACTAAGGAACTTATAGACATTAAGTTTTTTCATAATTTTATGAATAAATATAGCGATGTTATTTTAAAGCCAGCAGGGTTATCAAGGGGAAGAGGAATATGTTTTGTACACAGAATTAATGATAATTTTGGTATATACGATTATAGAATTTCTGATAATCCAAGGTTTTATATAGTGGACAAAACTAGTGCTGATGAATTCATTGAAAATAATTTTATTCAGAAGAATTATATTATTCAAGAACAAGTTAAATTAGCTACAATAAACGGTGCGCCTTTTGATATTCGTATTGTAATTGGAAAAAATGAGGATAAGCGTTGGCGCTGTAGAGGCATAGAATGTAGAAAAGCAGGGGCAAAAAATAAGATAACTAATATCTCCAGAGGGGGCCAAGCACTGAGTATTAATAATGCTATGAGGCTTGCATTTGGCCCTTGTATTGATACAAATAAAATTAGAAATGAACTTATTTCTGTTGCATTAAAATTTTGTGAAATAATGGATAACAGTGGTGAACATTTCGCAGAATTTGGACTTGATTTTGCCATAGACCCTAATAAGCATTATTGGTTTATTGAAGCAAATGTAAGACCAGTTTTTAGAGGTTTTAAGCATATGGACTATGAAAATTATCTTCATATAAGACACATGCCATTACTATATGCTGCATCTTTAGCTGGTTTTGGGAAAGGTGCAAGAGATAGCGAACCAAAGGCAATGTTATAA
- a CDS encoding YheC/YheD family protein, with protein sequence MENDFLKGIDSLFDNNKEIINKLEEEKRILESLFLDNRIPEELKKDILEPYSALAEVIDKRVEIYRSLKQVKEIPNLVGLLYNEAKQKYTNSILKNLQHLSEKRGINIICFTLSNVNIQENLVEGLLVVGSLITHQTVSIPGCIFNIGQFFKVTNINKVKQLYQLYGVKVINSVNIFNQAVVFDVLSAVPAIKECIPQVSSLTPSIMTKYLETSDTLFLLPERGLYNRPAVKVQKYSSSKRSNCSIETGGNIQYCSEKNLYTYVKKMIGSKKYLAIQGKKTLLWNGSPLEARVYIQKGITGKWSVTEIIAKNEIFLKDSTYKSTVDEFEKTLIDIVPDKIEDIMQSLQNYSLNICSYLDYYFIYLGSCILDFVIDEKCKPFLLNFGGWDLKDYLFRLNGKQSWEKYLLNSVDYLVYLNESENQDGSII encoded by the coding sequence GTGGAGAATGATTTTTTGAAAGGTATAGACTCCTTATTTGATAATAATAAAGAAATTATCAATAAGTTAGAGGAAGAAAAAAGAATATTAGAGAGCCTATTCTTAGATAATCGCATTCCAGAAGAACTAAAGAAAGATATTTTGGAACCGTATAGTGCTCTTGCTGAAGTTATTGATAAGCGAGTGGAGATATACAGATCATTAAAGCAAGTAAAGGAAATTCCTAATTTGGTAGGACTTTTATACAATGAAGCAAAGCAGAAATATACAAATAGTATATTAAAAAATCTTCAACACTTATCTGAAAAAAGAGGAATTAATATAATATGTTTTACTCTATCAAATGTTAATATTCAAGAAAATTTAGTCGAAGGGTTGTTAGTTGTAGGTTCTTTAATAACACATCAGACCGTTTCCATACCAGGGTGCATTTTTAATATAGGTCAGTTTTTTAAAGTTACAAATATTAATAAAGTTAAGCAATTATATCAGCTATATGGAGTGAAGGTTATAAACTCTGTAAATATTTTTAATCAAGCCGTTGTTTTTGATGTTTTGTCTGCAGTACCAGCTATTAAAGAATGTATTCCTCAAGTTTCATCTCTTACACCTTCAATAATGACAAAATATCTTGAAACTTCGGATACTCTATTTTTGTTACCAGAAAGAGGTCTATATAATAGACCAGCTGTAAAAGTTCAAAAATATTCTTCAAGCAAAAGGAGTAACTGTAGTATAGAAACGGGTGGTAATATTCAATACTGTAGTGAGAAAAATTTATATACTTATGTAAAGAAAATGATAGGTAGTAAAAAGTATTTAGCAATACAAGGGAAGAAAACTTTGCTTTGGAATGGATCGCCTTTAGAAGCAAGAGTATATATTCAGAAGGGTATAACTGGAAAATGGAGTGTTACAGAAATCATTGCAAAAAATGAAATATTTCTTAAAGATTCCACGTATAAATCCACAGTTGATGAATTTGAGAAAACGCTTATAGATATTGTTCCAGATAAAATAGAGGATATAATGCAGAGTTTACAAAATTATTCTCTTAATATATGTTCCTATTTGGATTATTATTTTATATATCTTGGAAGTTGTATTTTAGATTTTGTTATAGATGAGAAATGTAAACCTTTTCTATTGAACTTTGGCGGATGGGATCTAAAGGATTATCTTTTTAGATTAAATGGCAAACAGAGTTGGGAGAAGTATCTTTTAAATTCTGTTGATTACTTGGTATATCTTAATGAAAGCGAGAATCAGGATGGAAGCATTATATGA
- a CDS encoding GNAT family N-acetyltransferase: protein MLRLRPYKISDAKYMINWIKDEKTFAKWCANLIPYPLTEEVLHEYRNKYEDDTEKFLFTAINEIGTPLGHFLMKMVDNEERVHLCFVIVDSSKRNKGYGKEMLKLAITYAFKILKVSKVTLSVFDNNPIAYNCYKALGFIEEPGKEKEFLYKDEAWNTYYMSLSAK, encoded by the coding sequence ATGTTAAGATTAAGACCGTATAAAATAAGCGATGCGAAGTATATGATTAATTGGATAAAGGATGAAAAAACTTTTGCTAAGTGGTGTGCAAATTTAATTCCTTATCCATTAACAGAAGAAGTATTACATGAATATAGAAATAAATACGAAGATGATACGGAAAAATTTCTGTTTACTGCAATAAATGAAATAGGAACTCCTTTAGGTCATTTTTTAATGAAAATGGTTGATAATGAAGAACGGGTTCATTTATGTTTTGTCATAGTTGATTCTTCAAAAAGAAATAAAGGATATGGCAAAGAAATGCTTAAGTTAGCAATAACATATGCTTTTAAAATATTGAAAGTTTCAAAGGTAACATTGTCTGTGTTTGATAACAATCCTATAGCGTATAATTGTTATAAAGCTCTTGGATTTATTGAAGAACCAGGTAAAGAAAAAGAATTTTTGTATAAGGATGAGGCTTGGAATACATATTATATGTCTTTAAGTGCCAAATGA
- a CDS encoding YkvA family protein, with amino-acid sequence MDEYEILTSNEYSKAYSEKSFFDKLIKNAKKAGIKVVYAGLILFYTMKKPLTPKWAKATILGALGYFISPIDAIVDITPVAGYTDDLGALILAIAAVAIFIDDKVKDKARTKLREWFGNFDDSLLEDINKKIDSSK; translated from the coding sequence ATGGATGAATATGAAATACTAACTTCTAATGAATATTCAAAAGCTTATTCAGAAAAATCATTTTTTGATAAATTAATAAAAAATGCCAAAAAAGCAGGAATTAAGGTAGTTTATGCTGGTTTGATCCTTTTCTACACAATGAAGAAGCCGTTAACACCTAAGTGGGCAAAAGCAACGATACTAGGTGCATTAGGTTATTTTATATCACCAATCGATGCTATTGTTGATATAACTCCAGTTGCTGGTTATACTGATGATTTAGGTGCTTTAATATTGGCTATTGCGGCAGTTGCTATATTTATTGATGATAAAGTAAAGGATAAAGCAAGAACAAAATTAAGAGAATGGTTTGGTAATTTTGATGATAGTTTATTAGAAGATATAAATAAGAAAATCGATAGTAGTAAATAG
- a CDS encoding IS982 family transposase — MPEFNKDSTITINDLKDFIVVTYVIIDDFYQKVTPTFIKNRRNIAKSVMTDSEIITISLVGELLTIDSEKAWFGFCSKNLRDLFPNFCSRPRFHRVRKSLFRVIDEIRKELTKFLNYQYDRMRIADSMPIPVCKFGRAHFHKAFKPEAAYGRCASKKETYYGFKLHALVALDGYITDFTVTAANIDDRDVVWELTANSEIDILIGDKGYIGQKVASQLKETRYIRLLTINRNNSKTKLLKPFRQLIFKARRRVETTFSQLSEQLNMQRVLTKSTWGFATRISNKILAHNLCYFINKFFNIGIEISKIKELVFG; from the coding sequence ATGCCAGAGTTTAATAAAGATTCTACCATAACAATAAATGACTTAAAAGATTTTATTGTTGTCACTTATGTTATAATTGATGACTTTTACCAAAAAGTAACTCCAACATTTATTAAAAATCGTCGTAACATCGCTAAATCAGTAATGACTGATAGCGAAATAATTACGATTTCTTTAGTAGGTGAACTCTTAACCATTGACTCTGAAAAAGCATGGTTTGGATTTTGCTCTAAAAACCTACGAGACTTATTTCCCAACTTTTGTAGTAGGCCGAGGTTTCATAGAGTTAGAAAGTCATTATTTCGAGTCATTGATGAAATTCGTAAAGAGTTAACGAAATTTCTTAACTATCAATATGACCGAATGAGAATTGCAGATAGTATGCCAATTCCTGTGTGTAAGTTTGGGAGAGCTCATTTCCATAAAGCTTTTAAGCCGGAGGCTGCCTACGGGCGATGCGCTTCGAAAAAAGAAACATATTATGGATTCAAATTACATGCTTTAGTAGCCCTCGATGGCTATATCACAGATTTTACTGTAACAGCAGCAAATATTGATGACAGAGATGTCGTCTGGGAACTCACAGCTAATTCAGAGATTGATATACTAATAGGTGATAAAGGATATATAGGTCAAAAAGTTGCTTCGCAATTAAAAGAAACAAGGTACATTCGTCTTTTAACAATAAATCGTAACAATAGTAAAACTAAACTTTTAAAACCTTTTAGGCAGTTGATATTCAAGGCTCGTCGTAGAGTAGAAACTACTTTTTCTCAGCTCTCCGAGCAATTAAATATGCAGAGGGTTCTTACAAAATCAACTTGGGGATTTGCCACAAGAATATCAAATAAAATATTAGCTCATAATCTTTGCTATTTTATAAATAAATTTTTTAATATAGGTATAGAAATATCAAAGATTAAAGAATTAGTATTCGGATAA